The proteins below are encoded in one region of Pseudoduganella armeniaca:
- the folE gene encoding GTP cyclohydrolase I FolE gives MSKEAFSENDWRRLLSTLGEDPDRPGLAETPHRVAKAWKHWTSGYDQDPVELLKAFEDGAEAYNELIVVRNIPVYSHCEHHLAPFFGMATVGYLPNGKIVGLSKLTRLVDCFAKRLQVQERLTVQIANTLMEVLEPKAVGVVIKCRHMCMESRGIRTPGEETITSSMLGELQSNLGLRTEFLSLARD, from the coding sequence ATGTCTAAAGAAGCTTTCTCCGAAAACGACTGGCGTCGCCTGCTGTCCACGCTGGGCGAGGACCCCGATCGCCCGGGCCTGGCGGAAACGCCGCACCGCGTGGCCAAGGCGTGGAAACACTGGACCTCCGGCTACGACCAGGACCCGGTCGAACTGCTGAAGGCATTCGAGGACGGCGCCGAGGCGTACAACGAGCTGATCGTCGTGCGCAACATCCCCGTCTACAGCCACTGCGAGCACCACCTGGCGCCGTTCTTCGGCATGGCGACCGTCGGCTACCTGCCGAACGGCAAGATCGTCGGCCTGTCCAAGCTGACACGCCTGGTCGACTGCTTTGCCAAGCGCCTGCAAGTGCAGGAGCGCCTGACGGTGCAGATCGCCAATACGCTGATGGAAGTGCTGGAACCGAAGGCGGTCGGCGTCGTCATCAAGTGCCGCCACATGTGCATGGAAAGCCGCGGCATCCGCACGCCGGGCGAAGAGACGATCACGTCGTCGATGCTGGGCGAACTGCAGTCCAACCTGGGCTTGCGTACCGAGTTCCTGTCGCTGGCACGCGACTGA
- a CDS encoding O-linked N-acetylglucosamine transferase family protein: MTNTSISHADAAAILQDALARNALEPAAQAAAALAADGKLPIIELFTVTQMLTEAGYPHRSVQLFQSWLDNTASPVAYAVYFNLGVTLANMKDDLGAERCYLHALAQNPRFIEANMNMATLLERKGEVEDALALWRKITVLADPSVPADRGFHIQALNNLGRVLELNKRFPEAEEILKQSLLLDPDQPKVLTHVIHLRQKQCSWPVYAPLPGITHEQQVAATSALAMLSASDDPQTQLDAARRFVADKVMPAVEQAMAPADGYHHHRVRIGYLSSDLCSHAVAILTAELYELHDREQFEVYAFSWTREDGTPLRARVVRAMDHYIRIDGMTDEEAARCIRAHEIDILIDLHGLTLGTRPDILSYRPAPVQITYLGFPGPTALPCIDYVLADRFVLPPELAPYFTEQPLYVPECFQINDRQREIAPTPQRSDVGLPDNVFVFCSFNNNFKITEDVFARWMNILRRVPDSVLWLVSDHQTVRDNLCAAASAAGVDPNRLYFAERASPANYLARYQLADLFLDTLPFNAGTTASDALWAGLPLLTCTGQTFCARMAGSLLHAVGLPELITHSLQEYEDLAVTLAGQPDRIAAFKQHLQEQRATCILFDSPRFVRHMEAALRSVVKTPAAPLHLPSTDPKDIIMQLPQHTPIDDPRRVINFMVQTVWGLSDPARFYKLMEEARALCVPGTYLGDNLFTWGKSNSPFEDKVFVQAWESNTQNDADRAIAWRRYILATSAYHCIQLEGDFVECGVYRGTGIKTVVDYFGKENFNKTYWGYDTFDYNPVENHAFAGQEEGLYKEICARFNGYDNVRLVQGLLPQSLENNSPDKIAFLHIDLNSAQFEIAVLDALFDRVVPGGMVILDDYEWSGEYRNQKMAEDAWFDARKYRVMPLPTGQGLVIKR, encoded by the coding sequence ATGACCAACACATCCATCTCCCATGCCGACGCGGCCGCGATCCTGCAGGACGCCCTTGCCCGCAACGCCCTCGAACCCGCGGCCCAGGCCGCCGCCGCGCTGGCGGCCGATGGCAAGCTCCCCATCATCGAACTGTTTACCGTCACCCAGATGCTGACCGAGGCGGGCTACCCGCACCGCTCCGTGCAGCTGTTCCAGAGCTGGCTCGACAACACCGCGTCGCCGGTCGCATATGCCGTCTACTTCAACCTGGGCGTCACGCTCGCCAACATGAAGGACGACCTGGGTGCGGAGCGCTGCTACCTGCACGCGCTGGCCCAGAACCCCCGCTTCATCGAAGCGAACATGAACATGGCCACGCTGCTGGAACGCAAGGGCGAGGTCGAGGACGCCCTGGCGCTGTGGCGCAAGATCACGGTTCTCGCCGACCCGTCCGTGCCGGCCGACCGCGGTTTCCACATCCAGGCGCTGAACAACCTGGGCCGCGTCCTGGAGCTGAACAAGCGCTTCCCGGAGGCCGAGGAGATCCTGAAGCAAAGCCTGCTGCTCGACCCGGACCAGCCGAAGGTGCTGACGCACGTGATCCACCTGCGCCAGAAGCAGTGCAGCTGGCCCGTGTACGCGCCGCTGCCCGGCATCACGCACGAGCAGCAGGTGGCGGCCACGTCCGCGCTGGCGATGCTCAGCGCCTCGGACGATCCGCAGACCCAGCTCGACGCCGCGCGCCGCTTCGTGGCGGACAAGGTGATGCCGGCCGTGGAGCAGGCCATGGCGCCGGCCGACGGCTACCACCATCACCGCGTGCGCATCGGCTACCTGTCCTCCGACCTGTGCTCGCACGCGGTGGCGATCCTGACCGCGGAATTGTACGAGCTGCACGACCGCGAACAGTTCGAGGTCTATGCGTTTTCCTGGACGCGCGAGGACGGCACGCCGCTGCGCGCCCGCGTGGTGCGCGCGATGGACCACTACATCCGCATCGACGGCATGACGGACGAGGAAGCGGCGCGCTGCATCCGCGCCCACGAGATCGACATCCTGATCGACCTGCACGGCCTGACCCTGGGCACGCGGCCGGACATCCTGTCCTACCGCCCCGCGCCCGTGCAGATCACGTACCTGGGCTTCCCCGGCCCGACCGCCCTGCCCTGCATCGACTACGTGCTGGCCGACCGCTTCGTGCTGCCGCCCGAGCTGGCGCCCTACTTCACGGAACAGCCGCTGTACGTGCCCGAGTGCTTCCAGATCAACGACCGCCAGCGCGAGATCGCGCCGACGCCCCAGCGCAGCGACGTGGGTCTGCCGGACAATGTCTTCGTGTTCTGCTCCTTCAACAACAACTTCAAGATCACCGAGGACGTGTTCGCGCGCTGGATGAACATCCTGCGCCGGGTGCCGGACAGCGTGCTGTGGCTGGTCTCGGACCACCAGACCGTGCGCGACAACCTGTGCGCCGCCGCCAGCGCCGCGGGTGTCGATCCGAACCGGCTGTATTTCGCCGAGCGCGCATCGCCGGCCAACTACCTGGCGCGCTACCAGCTGGCCGACCTGTTCCTCGACACGCTGCCGTTCAACGCCGGCACCACCGCCAGCGATGCGCTATGGGCCGGCCTGCCGCTCCTGACCTGCACGGGCCAGACGTTCTGCGCGCGCATGGCCGGCAGCCTGTTGCACGCCGTGGGCCTGCCGGAATTGATCACGCATTCGCTGCAGGAATACGAAGACCTGGCAGTGACCTTGGCCGGCCAGCCAGACCGCATCGCCGCCTTCAAGCAGCACTTGCAGGAGCAGCGCGCCACCTGCATCCTGTTCGACAGTCCGCGTTTCGTGCGCCACATGGAAGCAGCGCTGCGCTCGGTGGTGAAAACCCCGGCCGCGCCGCTGCATCTCCCCTCCACCGACCCGAAGGACATCATCATGCAACTTCCGCAACATACGCCGATCGACGACCCGCGCCGGGTCATCAACTTCATGGTACAGACCGTGTGGGGGCTGTCCGATCCCGCGCGTTTCTACAAGCTGATGGAGGAAGCGCGCGCGCTGTGCGTGCCGGGCACCTACCTGGGCGATAACCTGTTCACCTGGGGCAAGAGCAATTCGCCGTTCGAGGACAAGGTGTTCGTGCAGGCGTGGGAATCGAACACGCAGAACGACGCCGACCGCGCGATCGCCTGGCGCCGCTACATCCTGGCCACGTCCGCCTACCATTGCATCCAGCTGGAAGGCGACTTCGTCGAATGCGGCGTGTACCGCGGCACGGGCATCAAGACGGTGGTGGATTACTTCGGCAAGGAGAACTTCAACAAGACCTACTGGGGCTACGACACCTTCGACTACAACCCGGTCGAGAACCACGCATTCGCCGGCCAGGAGGAAGGCCTGTACAAGGAGATCTGCGCGCGCTTCAACGGCTACGACAACGTGCGCCTGGTGCAGGGCCTGCTGCCGCAATCGCTGGAAAACAACTCGCCGGACAAGATCGCCTTCCTGCACATCGACCTGAACAGCGCGCAGTTCGAGATCGCCGTGCTGGACGCCCTGTTCGACCGCGTGGTACCGGGCGGCATGGTGATCCTGGACGACTACGAGTGGTCCGGCGAATACCGCAACCAGAAGATGGCCGAGGATGCCTGGTTCGATGCCCGCAAATACCGCGTGATGCCGCTGCCGACGGGCCAGGGCCTCGTCATCAAGCGCTGA
- a CDS encoding amidase produces the protein MNARTPMDLAAATATELLPLLKSRAVSAREVTQALLDSIARNESKIHAWTYLDPELALRQADEADRHLAAGTGGKLCGLPVGVKDIFNTSDMPTQMGSPIFKDFTPGNDARVVHYLRMAGATMLGKTVTAEFAVHAPGPTCNPHHLSYIPGTSSSGSAAGVAAHMVPVALGTQTAGSIIRPASYCGVIGFKPSFGLVPRTAMLKTTDTLDTVGVFARNVDDVALMFDTIRVHGIDFPIAHEVLNDPARQQIGDRPWRVGVLRGPRWDDAEPYAQQALLDFGRRLREVPGLEVSDVVLPDSFNQAHAIHGTIYDRALAYYFKEEFAAHTLVSPVMYDIVTRGNDVSVAQYQEALKRQTALAHELDDFLNGQYDIIVDLSTGGEALQGLESVDRPDNCLIWTLCGVPTLNLPVFKGPLDLPFGAQIFSRRYNDYLLLDFARHLQANGIIGANTALPPFTA, from the coding sequence ATGAACGCGCGCACGCCGATGGACCTGGCCGCCGCCACCGCCACCGAGTTGCTGCCGCTGCTGAAGAGCCGTGCCGTCAGCGCCCGCGAGGTGACGCAGGCCCTGCTGGACAGCATCGCCCGCAACGAGAGCAAGATCCACGCATGGACCTACCTCGACCCCGAGCTGGCACTGCGCCAGGCCGACGAGGCCGACCGCCACCTGGCCGCCGGTACCGGCGGCAAGCTGTGCGGCCTGCCGGTGGGCGTCAAGGACATCTTCAACACCAGCGACATGCCGACGCAGATGGGCAGCCCCATCTTCAAGGATTTCACGCCCGGTAACGATGCGCGCGTGGTGCACTACCTGCGCATGGCCGGCGCGACGATGCTGGGCAAGACGGTGACGGCGGAATTCGCCGTGCACGCGCCGGGCCCGACCTGCAATCCGCACCACCTGTCGTACATCCCCGGCACCTCGTCCAGCGGTTCGGCCGCCGGCGTGGCGGCGCACATGGTGCCGGTGGCGCTGGGCACGCAGACGGCCGGTTCCATCATCCGTCCGGCCAGCTATTGCGGCGTGATCGGCTTCAAGCCGTCGTTCGGCCTGGTGCCGCGCACGGCGATGCTGAAGACCACCGACACGCTCGACACGGTCGGCGTCTTTGCCCGCAACGTGGACGACGTCGCGCTGATGTTCGACACGATCCGGGTGCACGGCATCGACTTCCCGATCGCCCACGAGGTCCTGAACGACCCGGCCCGCCAGCAGATCGGCGACCGCCCATGGCGCGTGGGCGTGCTGCGCGGCCCGCGCTGGGACGATGCCGAACCTTATGCCCAGCAGGCGTTGCTCGATTTCGGCCGCCGCCTGCGCGAGGTGCCGGGCCTGGAAGTCAGCGACGTGGTGCTGCCGGACAGCTTCAACCAGGCGCACGCGATCCACGGCACGATCTACGATCGCGCGCTGGCGTATTACTTCAAGGAAGAGTTCGCGGCGCACACGCTGGTGAGCCCGGTCATGTACGACATCGTCACGCGCGGCAACGACGTCAGCGTGGCGCAGTACCAGGAGGCGCTGAAGCGGCAAACGGCGCTGGCGCACGAGCTGGACGATTTCCTGAACGGCCAGTACGACATCATCGTCGACCTGTCCACGGGCGGCGAGGCGCTGCAGGGGCTGGAATCGGTGGACCGTCCGGACAACTGCCTGATCTGGACACTGTGCGGCGTGCCGACCCTGAACCTGCCCGTCTTCAAGGGCCCGCTGGACCTGCCGTTCGGGGCGCAGATCTTCAGCCGCCGCTACAACGACTACCTGCTGCTGGACTTCGCGCGCCACCTGCAGGCCAATGGCATCATCGGCGCCAATACGGCGCTGCCGCCGTTTACCGCGTGA
- a CDS encoding CheR family methyltransferase — protein MHPRPQHSDTDIELRMLMEAIYLKYSYDFRDYTGASQKRRVLHAMREMGCDTISQLQSRVLHEPAAFSELLQYLTIPVTEMFRDPTYYAALREHVMPVLSTYPSLKIWVAGCSTGEEVYSLAILLKEEGLLERSIIYATDINPQSLEKAKKGVFPLESMRAYTENYQAAGGKRAFSDYYTAAYNAALFDRSLAENVTFADHSLATDTVFAETQFISCRNVMIYFKKKLQERALGLFHESLCHRGFLGLGSKESIDFSSYGPRFEPIVKRERLFRKL, from the coding sequence ATGCACCCGCGCCCACAGCACAGCGATACCGACATCGAGCTGCGAATGCTGATGGAGGCGATCTACCTGAAATACAGCTACGACTTTCGCGACTACACTGGCGCGTCGCAGAAGCGGCGCGTGCTGCATGCGATGCGCGAAATGGGCTGCGACACGATCTCGCAGCTGCAATCGCGCGTGCTGCACGAGCCGGCCGCGTTTTCCGAGCTGCTGCAGTACCTGACGATTCCCGTCACCGAGATGTTCCGCGACCCGACGTATTATGCGGCGCTGCGCGAGCACGTGATGCCGGTGCTGTCCACCTACCCGTCGCTGAAGATCTGGGTGGCCGGCTGCAGCACGGGCGAGGAAGTGTATTCCTTGGCCATCCTGCTGAAGGAAGAGGGCCTGCTCGAACGCAGCATCATCTACGCCACCGACATCAATCCGCAGTCGCTGGAAAAGGCGAAAAAAGGTGTGTTCCCGCTCGAGAGCATGCGCGCCTACACGGAGAACTACCAGGCCGCCGGCGGCAAGCGCGCGTTCTCGGACTACTACACGGCCGCCTACAACGCGGCGCTGTTCGACCGCTCGCTGGCGGAAAACGTCACGTTCGCCGACCACAGCCTGGCCACCGACACGGTGTTCGCCGAAACGCAATTCATCAGCTGCCGCAATGTGATGATCTATTTTAAGAAGAAACTGCAGGAGCGGGCCCTGGGCCTGTTCCATGAGTCGCTGTGCCATCGGGGCTTCCTGGGCCTGGGCAGCAAGGAGAGCATCGACTTCTCCAGCTACGGCCCGCGCTTCGAGCCGATCGTCAAGCGCGAACGGCTGTTCAGGAAGCTGTGA
- a CDS encoding response regulator — protein sequence MPGSRTDDQSFRRILYRNITLPLAAGVVSAAVFVAILAYLLNALTLVEQSERIIGNAQELRKLAVDMETGVRGYLLTGEEPFLAPYRLAKPKIETALNTLGELVKDNPRQLDRLRNIRAQQLQWDKVAQDLIRARTTGGDYLGIIKSQRAKVEFDELRNQFQAFVLEEDRMRTERADNAKTVTYTTVTGYLTISLIISGFLAYWGRRELTRLSDVYGKALEEQRVQAERVERQAWLRSGQSKLAEQGIGQRSLPAMSAALLSFLARYLDVAVGAIYVRGPDGTLHRTAGYGFANHDEDYAKDIAPGEGIVGQAAEDRRIVHLENLPNYYLKLSSALGSGSPNQILVAPVESDGEVNGVVELGFLRPVGEREIDFLKLVASNIGTAIESTLSRQRLQEVLQETQQLNEELQVQQEELRTANEELEEQSRVLEESQATLENQKAELEQTNEQLAEQAVVLDQRNNALNDVQQQLEERARDLERASQYKSQFLANMSHELRTPLNSSLILAKLLSDNPQGNLNEEQVRFAQTIYSAGNDLLNLINDILDISKVEAGKLELNPEELRLQQVVQGMQRTFEPLAQQKGLQFVVEMAPGLPETVYTDCQRLEQILKNLLSNAVKFTDQGRIALRVAPGPNGQVSFAVEDSGIGIRADQHETVFGAFQQADGTTSRKYGGTGLGLSISRDLATLLGGSITLVSAEGQGSTFTLTLPLHWAAPHKTEVQLPPATPQPAPAPRQAAPAERAPLPPVPPVSAPAPVQVPRAFDDDRDKAPPPERTVLVIEDEPAFARILYDLAHEMNYRCLVAFAADEGLAMAEQYQPSAILLDIRLPDRSGLSVLQLLKDNPRTRHIPVHVVSASDAEEAALHMGAVGFALKPTTREALLDVFARLEQKFTQKIKRILLVEDDARQRDSVVQLISDEDIEIEAVESGEKALALLRTTIFDCMIIDLKLPDMQGNELLQRMSHEEIASFPPVIVYTGRNLTRAEEADLHRYSRSIIIKGARSPERLLDEVTLFLHKVESELSSERQTMLKTVRSRDRVFEGRRILLVDDDVRNIFALTSALEQKGAIVEIGRNGFEALEKLDTVADIDLVLMDVMMPGMDGLEATRRIRADSRFARLPIIAITAKAMKDDQEQCLAAGANDYLAKPIDLSRLYSLLRVWMPALDRI from the coding sequence ATGCCCGGATCCCGTACCGACGACCAGTCTTTTCGCCGTATTCTCTACCGCAACATTACGTTGCCGCTGGCAGCAGGCGTCGTCAGCGCCGCCGTGTTCGTGGCGATCCTGGCCTATCTGCTCAATGCATTGACGCTGGTGGAACAGTCGGAGCGGATCATCGGCAATGCCCAGGAGCTGCGCAAGCTGGCCGTGGACATGGAAACGGGCGTGCGCGGCTACCTGCTGACGGGCGAAGAGCCGTTCCTGGCCCCGTATCGCCTGGCCAAGCCGAAGATCGAGACGGCGCTGAATACCTTGGGCGAGCTGGTCAAGGATAACCCCCGCCAGCTGGACCGGCTGCGCAATATCCGCGCCCAGCAATTGCAATGGGACAAGGTGGCGCAGGACCTGATCCGCGCCCGCACCACCGGCGGCGACTACCTGGGCATTATCAAGTCGCAGCGGGCCAAGGTGGAATTCGACGAGTTGCGCAACCAGTTCCAGGCCTTCGTGCTGGAAGAGGACCGCATGCGCACCGAGCGGGCCGACAATGCCAAGACCGTCACCTACACCACGGTGACGGGCTATCTCACCATCAGCCTGATCATCAGCGGCTTCCTGGCCTACTGGGGCCGGCGCGAGCTGACCCGCCTGTCCGACGTCTACGGCAAGGCGCTGGAAGAGCAGCGCGTGCAGGCCGAGCGCGTCGAACGCCAGGCCTGGCTGCGCTCCGGCCAGAGCAAGCTGGCTGAGCAGGGCATCGGCCAGCGTTCGCTGCCGGCGATGTCGGCGGCGCTGCTGAGCTTCCTGGCGCGCTACCTGGACGTGGCGGTCGGCGCGATCTACGTGCGCGGCCCGGACGGCACCTTGCACCGCACCGCCGGCTACGGTTTCGCCAACCACGACGAGGACTACGCCAAGGACATCGCGCCGGGCGAGGGCATCGTCGGCCAGGCGGCCGAGGACCGCCGCATCGTCCACCTGGAAAACCTGCCCAACTACTACCTGAAGCTGAGCTCGGCCCTGGGCAGCGGTTCGCCCAACCAGATCCTGGTGGCGCCGGTCGAAAGCGACGGCGAGGTCAACGGCGTGGTCGAGCTGGGCTTCCTGCGTCCGGTGGGCGAGCGCGAGATCGACTTCCTGAAGCTGGTGGCCAGCAATATCGGCACGGCAATCGAATCGACGCTGTCGCGCCAGCGCCTCCAGGAAGTGCTGCAGGAAACCCAGCAACTGAACGAGGAGTTGCAGGTGCAGCAGGAAGAGCTGCGCACCGCCAACGAGGAACTGGAAGAACAGTCGCGCGTGCTGGAAGAATCCCAGGCCACGCTGGAAAACCAGAAGGCCGAGCTGGAGCAGACCAACGAACAGCTGGCCGAACAGGCCGTGGTGCTGGACCAGCGCAACAATGCGCTGAACGACGTGCAGCAGCAGCTGGAAGAGCGCGCGCGCGACCTGGAGCGCGCCAGCCAGTATAAATCGCAATTCCTGGCGAACATGTCGCACGAACTGCGCACCCCGCTGAACAGCTCGCTGATCCTGGCCAAGCTGCTGTCCGACAACCCGCAGGGCAACCTGAACGAGGAGCAGGTGCGCTTCGCCCAGACGATCTACTCGGCCGGCAACGACCTGCTGAACCTGATCAACGACATCCTCGACATCTCCAAGGTCGAGGCCGGCAAGCTGGAACTGAACCCCGAGGAGCTGCGCCTGCAACAAGTGGTGCAGGGCATGCAGCGTACGTTCGAGCCGCTGGCCCAGCAGAAGGGGTTGCAGTTTGTCGTCGAGATGGCGCCTGGCTTGCCGGAGACGGTCTACACGGATTGCCAGCGCCTGGAACAGATCCTGAAGAACCTGCTGTCGAACGCCGTCAAGTTCACCGACCAGGGCCGCATCGCGCTGCGCGTGGCGCCGGGCCCGAACGGCCAGGTCAGCTTCGCCGTCGAGGACTCCGGCATCGGCATTCGCGCCGACCAGCACGAGACGGTGTTCGGCGCGTTCCAGCAGGCCGACGGCACCACCAGCCGCAAATATGGCGGCACGGGCCTGGGCCTGTCGATCTCGCGCGATCTGGCCACCTTGCTGGGCGGGTCCATCACGCTCGTCAGCGCCGAGGGCCAGGGCAGCACATTTACGTTGACCTTGCCGCTGCACTGGGCGGCGCCGCACAAGACGGAAGTGCAGCTGCCGCCGGCGACGCCGCAACCGGCGCCAGCACCACGCCAGGCCGCGCCGGCGGAACGGGCGCCGCTGCCACCGGTACCGCCGGTATCGGCGCCGGCGCCGGTGCAGGTGCCGCGCGCGTTCGACGACGACCGCGACAAGGCGCCGCCGCCCGAGCGCACGGTGCTGGTCATCGAGGACGAACCGGCGTTCGCGCGCATCCTGTATGACCTGGCGCACGAGATGAACTACCGCTGCCTGGTGGCGTTTGCCGCCGACGAGGGCTTGGCGATGGCGGAGCAGTACCAGCCCAGCGCGATCCTGCTGGACATCCGCCTGCCGGACCGTTCCGGCCTGTCCGTGCTGCAGCTGCTGAAGGACAATCCGCGCACGCGCCACATCCCGGTGCACGTGGTCTCCGCCTCGGACGCGGAAGAAGCGGCGCTGCACATGGGCGCCGTCGGCTTCGCGCTGAAGCCCACCACGCGCGAGGCGCTGCTGGACGTGTTCGCGCGCCTGGAGCAGAAATTCACGCAGAAGATCAAGCGCATCCTGCTGGTGGAAGACGACGCGCGCCAGCGCGACAGCGTGGTGCAGCTGATCTCCGACGAGGACATCGAGATCGAGGCGGTGGAGTCGGGCGAGAAGGCACTGGCGCTGCTGCGCACCACGATCTTCGACTGCATGATCATCGACCTGAAGCTGCCGGACATGCAGGGCAACGAGCTGCTGCAGCGCATGTCGCACGAGGAAATCGCCTCGTTCCCGCCGGTGATCGTCTACACGGGCCGCAACCTGACGCGCGCCGAGGAAGCGGACCTGCACCGCTATTCGCGCTCGATCATCATCAAGGGGGCCCGCTCGCCGGAGCGCCTGCTGGACGAAGTCACGCTGTTCCTGCACAAGGTCGAATCGGAGCTCTCCAGCGAACGCCAGACGATGCTGAAAACGGTGCGCTCGCGCGACCGCGTGTTCGAAGGCCGCCGCATCCTGCTGGTGGACGACGACGTGCGCAACATCTTCGCGCTGACCTCCGCGCTGGAGCAGAAGGGCGCCATCGTGGAGATCGGCCGCAACGGCTTCGAGGCGCTGGAAAAACTGGACACGGTGGCCGACATCGACCTGGTGCTGATGGACGTCATGATGCCGGGCATGGACGGCCTGGAAGCGACCCGCCGCATCCGCGCCGACAGCCGCTTCGCACGCCTGCCGATCATCGCCATCACGGCCAAGGCGATGAAGGACGACCAGGAGCAGTGCCTGGCCGCCGGCGCCAACGACTACCTGGCCAAGCCGATCGACCTGTCGCGCCTGTACTCGCTGCTGCGCGTGTGGATGCCTGCCCTGGACCGGATCTGA
- the nudC gene encoding NAD(+) diphosphatase, whose amino-acid sequence MLHTPAGFTPLIDPVPYAGTPLTFVFHKGKLLLRSFDSVASEAALPTDLASLGIPAERLHPVGIWQGRYVQAVWADSEALPDDTHGWHGLRTLFGSADHGFIGLAGRASQIADWARTHRFCGACATPMQRASGERAYKCEACGHTAYPQICPAMMVLIRDGDRVLLAKHTRSPPGLFTALAGFVEAGESIEEAVHREVYEEVGLRVHKLQYFSSQSWPFPNSLMVAFTAEYLDGTIRVDPAEIEEARWFGPSDAWPDTPHTISIASALIAANRPGRG is encoded by the coding sequence ATGCTGCACACACCCGCCGGCTTCACCCCGCTGATCGACCCTGTCCCGTACGCCGGGACACCGCTGACGTTCGTGTTCCACAAGGGGAAGCTGCTGTTGCGCAGCTTCGACAGTGTCGCCAGCGAAGCGGCGCTGCCGACCGATCTCGCCAGCCTGGGCATCCCCGCCGAGCGGCTGCATCCGGTCGGCATCTGGCAGGGCCGCTACGTCCAAGCGGTGTGGGCCGACAGCGAAGCGCTGCCGGACGACACGCACGGCTGGCATGGTCTGCGCACCCTGTTCGGCAGCGCGGACCACGGCTTCATCGGCCTGGCCGGGCGCGCCAGCCAGATCGCCGACTGGGCGCGCACCCATCGCTTTTGCGGCGCCTGCGCCACGCCGATGCAGCGCGCCAGCGGCGAGCGGGCGTACAAGTGCGAGGCCTGCGGCCACACGGCCTATCCGCAGATCTGTCCCGCCATGATGGTGCTGATCCGCGACGGCGACCGGGTGCTGCTGGCCAAGCACACGCGTTCGCCGCCGGGCCTGTTCACGGCGCTGGCCGGCTTCGTGGAAGCGGGCGAGTCGATCGAGGAAGCGGTGCACCGCGAGGTGTACGAGGAAGTGGGGCTGCGGGTGCACAAGCTGCAGTACTTCAGCAGCCAGTCCTGGCCGTTCCCGAACTCGCTGATGGTGGCGTTCACGGCCGAGTACCTGGACGGCACCATCCGCGTCGACCCGGCCGAGATCGAGGAGGCACGCTGGTTCGGACCAAGCGACGCCTGGCCGGATACGCCCCATACCATCTCGATCGCCAGCGCCCTGATCGCGGCGAACCGCCCAGGGCGGGGCTGA
- a CDS encoding chemotaxis protein CheB: MDTTALQVLLQGREFAAIVIGASAGGVNALLEILPGLPKDYPYPVVTVLHVMKGRQNQLAEVFQQRLALRVLEAADKDELQPGTLYFAPAGYHLSVEEGGVFSLSQEEPVHFARPAIDLTMQSAADVYGDQLVGILLTGANQDGAAGLAAIGAAGGLTVVQDPAEAQVAVMPNEAIRLRQPDLVLTLQEIRSLLTMLEKRQ, encoded by the coding sequence ATGGACACGACGGCGCTGCAGGTACTGCTCCAGGGGCGCGAGTTCGCGGCCATCGTGATCGGCGCGTCCGCCGGCGGCGTCAACGCGCTGCTCGAGATCCTGCCCGGCCTGCCGAAGGATTATCCTTATCCCGTGGTGACCGTGCTGCACGTGATGAAGGGGCGCCAGAACCAGTTGGCCGAGGTGTTCCAGCAGCGTCTCGCGCTGCGGGTGCTGGAAGCGGCCGACAAGGACGAGCTGCAGCCAGGAACCCTGTATTTCGCTCCGGCCGGCTACCACCTCTCGGTGGAGGAAGGCGGCGTGTTTTCGCTGAGCCAGGAGGAGCCGGTGCACTTCGCCCGGCCCGCGATCGACCTGACGATGCAGTCGGCCGCGGACGTGTATGGCGACCAGCTGGTGGGTATCCTGCTGACGGGCGCCAACCAGGATGGCGCCGCGGGCCTGGCGGCCATCGGCGCGGCCGGTGGCCTGACGGTGGTGCAGGACCCGGCCGAGGCGCAGGTGGCCGTGATGCCGAATGAAGCGATCAGGTTGCGCCAGCCGGACCTGGTGCTGACCCTGCAGGAGATACGCAGCCTGCTGACGATGTTGGAGAAGAGACAATGA